aacttaatttcatttgccAACCAGCTTGATAATATTTtcgacattatatatatatatatatatatatatatatactaggtgggagtaacgtgcaaagcacgtttgtctaattttatgaaatgattatttgtaaaaaataatatatattttataaaaattattgatgtcacttaataatttaaggcatattggagtaaataaaaaaattagttcaaaatatcatataatccaatacatgtttataacatctataattttagtaaagatgtatacgaaaaatttaataaaagtctaacacaaacggtagttcaaaatatgtgtcgtttgatgtttgtattataattcatcaatttatgtcatcctgtagacaatcaatagaaacaatattaaaattcttattttgctgttggttgagtcgatcagggacaacataaagttaaaacataatctttttataaaatttgtggtataatattttctatatatagcatatatatataaatcataaaatatattttgaaattgttggccgaatttactctttcttgattagctcaaggatcacggcctttgtcacgtgcctatcatagcaagcccacgtatggaatatgacttagcggaagttacgtcctactaccatgggaaaaaaaaacactttaatTAAACacatttgtattatatattatatgagatttttaaatttggaatactcaataatctgagttaatgaaacttataatatacgtatattatacttaagGATTCatgtcttatgcacctaatacacgtgtatatgttaaggagaaagagaaaaatataataactaatctttaattacttattattatataaactattaagtattataattattgagattaataaatcatataacaacattgaatgctatctctctcaatatttatgtcttcattttatgtgtcaaaccgttaaaacaaacggtgttaactttaacggaaaaacaagaaaaaccgttaaaacaagatttttcgtttcatacacactttttatatatagaagatatatatgtttagttgtctatatatatatatatatattataaatgacAAAGCCCAACAAAATGCACGAATCCAAACACTAATTATTAATTGTAACGATCGAGATCACCACAATTTAAAACTCATTGCTGATCAGGCCAGCAGCCAAGATAGACTCTGATCATTAATTTCTATAATCAAATCATGAAAGCGGATCAGGATTTAATGTGTTAGCCACATCAATGACAAACCTGTACTTGACATCTCCTTTGGCAAGTCTTTCCATGGCAGTATTAACGTAGTCCATAGGAATAACTTCGACATCTGCCGTGATCTGGTGCTTTGCTGCAAAATTCATCATCTCTTGGGTTTCTTTCATTCCCCCAATTGCGCTACCCCCAACAATTTTTCTACCTTTTAAATTACATGCACGTACAATAACAATAATAGTATAGAATACTCTTAGgaatagaattatatatataataaaggaaattaattatatttttttcttctgatTTTATTATCCTCAATCACATTAATTATCTAAGTTATTTtccatctaattaattaattaatgtgactGAGGATGACAatttataaaatagaaattaatctAGCTAATATAAATCATGAGGACGATCCTACGTACATAcaaaacggaaaaaaaaaaaaaatgtacttaCCAATCATTAATGGAATATGTGGTAGCTCAGGAGGCTGACTTGGAGCACCAAGCAATATTAGTTTTCCATCGGTCTTCAACAAATTAACCAATGGCAGGAGAGGGTGAGGGGCTGAAACAGTGTCGAGGATACCGTCCATTGTGCCCATAGCAGCCTTAtagaaaacaaattaattaattaattaaagatatatatatatatatttaatatttaagatcAGACTTTTTAgttaatctcattttttaatttgttacatattaaagaaaaaactcaTTTTCTTATTTGTTATCTAAACCCAAATTAAATGAGGAATTAGCAAGTACATAATTTATTAGTTACCTGCAATAGTTGCTTTTGGTCCTCATGACTCGTGACCAAAAAGTGATCAGCACCGAGGCGTTCCAATGCTTCCTTGTGCTTGTTTGGGGAGCTGCTTATTACAGTGACCTTCATTCCTAAAGCTTTGGCAAATTTCACGGCCACATGACCCAGGCCACCCAGCCCCACCACCCCTAAATGCTGATCGGGGTTGTTGAGTCCAAAGTGCATCATGGGGCTGTAAATTGTGATTCCTGCACAGAGTAGTGGGGCAGCTCCGTCCAGTTGTAGATTATTTGGGACTAACACTGCAAAATGCTCATCCACAACAAACTTATCTGAATACCCACCAAATGTTTTCAAGCCATCTTGGTGATTGTACCCAATGTAGGTCCATATCATTTTGGGGCAATAATTTTCTAAGTCCTGTTTGCAATTGTTGCATGAACCGCATGATCCCACCATGCACCCCACGCCTGCTTTATCtcctattttgaatttttttacactGCTCCCAACCTTTGTCACTTCACCTACAATCTCATGCCTATATAAACAAAACAGTAACAATTTGGACACACATTGACGCGGGCATAATCAGAATTGTTCTAAAAACTAGTTGATCAACAAAAATTATGAATTGAGATtgacaaaatattcaaaatagagaaaaagttcttaaaaatattgatcaatggtaaaattcgaaattaatgaagcctacaagctggacttaaatagtttcaaaattcaaaattatgataatctttctgaaaagaaaatataaattattgcaTGAAAactaaatacataattaaacaataatcctacaaaaaaattgaccaaaatcaaaatcagaatcacttttcaaacttgaaacatagtattttctaagattaaaaaaactggatgtaaatagattatttattgGGAAAATACAATGAATATTGCCCAAATCCAAGGAAGATTAAGCTTTCATGTCATATTTGTACATATTCACCTTCTTAAAGTAGTTCAGTACAATCAACGTAGAATTTAACCAAAACTCTATCAATTTGGATTTGCATCATATAcacaaacatataaatatatatatatatatatatatatatatatatatatcaagcatctatatatatttatatacatatattttttgacaagttatatacatatatatagagagaaaaaagattACCCGGGGACAATTGGATAGTTGGTGATTCCTGACTCATCTTTAAGGAGGGCAAGGTCTGTGTGGCAAATTCCACAATAGATTATCTTTATGGTGATGTCGTTATCACCATTAATCCTGTACATGAAATGCAAGTAATTCACTGTAATTTGTTTATGCACAATCTTGTATTGAGTTTCCAATCTTTTAGAGAGAAGAAAGTACGTATGTCATCATGATCCAAAATAATCACTACCTACCTCCTAGAGAAGTGAAAGGGGGAGAGAATTCCAGAGGAATCTCTTGCTGCCCAGCCATACACCTTGATGAttggttcttctttttcttctgctGTTGCTGATGATGATGCTttagacattttttttcttttcttcgtaAGACAGATTTTGGAGAGAGATGTAAGTGAAAATTGAGATGAATTAGAAATGCTTCTTGGTGGTGATCGATGCCCCTCATTTATAATAATCCTTATCGGATAGCCATCGTGACGAGCAagaaattgaaactaaaagTCTTCGAAATTGAAAATAACAAGTCTCGTCAGAAGACTTAAAGCTGCCTCGCGTGCCAACCTTTCAAATGTATTatagatatttattttaataattttatatttatattaaaaattttagataattaaaataaagatactatttatttaaaaactaacagttacattttttgatagaaagaagcaacactaaaaaattagTGAATAAGAATCTTAACCTATCTATATAAAGGCATGTCGTGCTCCATCAATTACCTTCTCCCGTTACCCTCCCGTACAGTGACAGACCTATTGAGGCCCTTGGGGGGCcataaccccccccccccaaagttaaaaaaaaaataatatatattaatattttatgatttaataagataatattaattttatcttgtGTTGGCCCTtctctaaaaaattaatttagtctcctttataaaattattttgatcttataaattatttatttataatttttttgttattttaataatatattgttcttgatacatgacatttttttaatacataggctgtattaaacgtattttgttatgaaatcattgaaaagagagagtcataacgtgttataaaactttcaaaaggagagagaaagagatagagctcagagaggttatgaaacttatgaattccttaaaagattcaacgatatatataggagtacaaatgcgactatgcttttgacgactagcactatgcatttgacagCTAGCTCACTATACTactactatgcactatgcatttgacgactaactcactatactagtactacgcactatgcatttgacaactagcactatgcatttgatggctagctaaatgtggtcatacaattcaagatagtttataacacttctcttttggatgaccatatttaaagaatatgcctcgttaaaaccttgccaaggaaaaaccctgtgggaaaaaaaccaatggcgaaggaaaaagagtacggtattcatgtgtatcgccgagtgctttaggattgcctcattaaaaccttgcaaaggaaaacccagtgggataaaaccttagcgaaggaaaaagagtataatcagcacaagtcttcaagacattacttcccctgaaaagtgtatgataacaggtcttcaaacctccgcattttaatgttctgcataatcttcttaaatgttgcagttggtaatgctttagtgaataaatctgccagatttttacttgaccgtaccttcttgatatcaatttcaacttttttctcatgaattgcaatgatcttcttgtgcgtatctgaaagataacttgcatctgtacatccaactaactgtggacttgatccatgttgataaaataatcacaactggatctttctgctcatcactactcttctagagttgtaTTCTTCTGGAGTTTTTGTagataacacagttagtggagaattcatcaacattaaaccgctaacctcattgtttaataaaaacggtggccagccttttaagatcagacaagcatcgcggattttcaactcctctgtaggtgtcaggcgtgctgtcaggtgccgcagctgtcaggcgctgCAGAGCTATGAAagtatatttcgtctcttttttcttgcttcacgagagatgttgtatcataattttctctataaaagagatattcagctcattttcattcgcatctcatcttcttcacttttctgtaatcatactgcatttaaactctgtaatctctttctgcattcttatcctacaatggctcaacgatcttctcatggccaatatatgaggtactctgcaccttgTTCATCatctgttcctgcttctaccacaggtgctatcatgcaatataatgatctgactcataggtcagataatgaagctatctatgagcttgtgagtctcggtacccgatactcatcatccattatcgcattttctcagcgactgcaatccagaacttgtggagttgacaatctccacgagaatattgctatacttcagcgacttcttctggagtccaacatgaagatagaatcaataaagcaagagaataggaatttaaaatccttgttgaaatcttcttttcgattgcccacccct
This genomic window from Carya illinoinensis cultivar Pawnee chromosome 7, C.illinoinensisPawnee_v1, whole genome shotgun sequence contains:
- the LOC122315058 gene encoding probable mannitol dehydrogenase isoform X1; translated protein: MSKASSSATAEEKEEPIIKVYGWAARDSSGILSPFHFSRRINGDNDITIKIIYCGICHTDLALLKDESGITNYPIVPGHEIVGEVTKVGSSVKKFKIGDKAGVGCMVGSCGSCNNCKQDLENYCPKMIWTYIGYNHQDGLKTFGGYSDKFVVDEHFAVLVPNNLQLDGAAPLLCAGITIYSPMMHFGLNNPDQHLGVVGLGGLGHVAVKFAKALGMKVTVISSSPNKHKEALERLGADHFLVTSHEDQKQLLQAAMGTMDGILDTVSAPHPLLPLVNLLKTDGKLILLGAPSQPPELPHIPLMIGRKIVGGSAIGGMKETQEMMNFAAKHQITADVEVIPMDYVNTAMERLAKGDVKYRFVIDVANTLNPDPLS
- the LOC122315058 gene encoding probable mannitol dehydrogenase isoform X2 — its product is MSKASSSATAEEKEEPIIKVYGWAARDSSGILSPFHFSRRINGDNDITIKIIYCGICHTDLALLKDESGITNYPIVPGHEIVGEVTKVGSSVKKFKIGDKAGVGCMVGSCGSCNNCKQDLENYCPKMIWTYIGYNHQDGLKTFGITIYSPMMHFGLNNPDQHLGVVGLGGLGHVAVKFAKALGMKVTVISSSPNKHKEALERLGADHFLVTSHEDQKQLLQAAMGTMDGILDTVSAPHPLLPLVNLLKTDGKLILLGAPSQPPELPHIPLMIGRKIVGGSAIGGMKETQEMMNFAAKHQITADVEVIPMDYVNTAMERLAKGDVKYRFVIDVANTLNPDPLS